The following coding sequences lie in one Rutidosis leptorrhynchoides isolate AG116_Rl617_1_P2 chromosome 4, CSIRO_AGI_Rlap_v1, whole genome shotgun sequence genomic window:
- the LOC139843397 gene encoding uncharacterized protein isoform X2 produces MSLKIASTLSCVSTSFSSSLQSTRIRTPKVSLPSRLHDCKRLKLGVNTRYFLHGRLNTNQRFVKRKHRLFASIDDLISDSEIESDDSTDQEDNDILIEDEASEKYETVEKSGGRPGLISFYNQPYNKETEIIESKIATKKQSNVFWFVGPAVLVVSFVFPSLYMRKILSTVFEDSLLTDFLILFFTEALFYCGVAVFLFIVDHLHRPNEPVNTINSTISSPKLVYRITSVAALVLSLVIPMVTMGLVWPWTGPAASATLAPYLVGIVVQFAFEQYAKYIKSPSWPLIPVIFQVYRLHQLNRAAQLVTALSFTVRGAETTPHNLAINSSLGMLLNVLQCLGVICIWSLSSFLMRFLPSSTITEQ; encoded by the exons ATGTCACTCAAAATTGCTTCTACATTATCTTGTGTTTCTACATCTTTCTCTTCTTCATTGCAGTCAACAAGAATTAGAACCCCTAAG GTCAGCTTACCCTCAAGATTACATGACTGTAAGCGGCTGAAACTTGGAG TTAATACAAGATATTTCCTACATGGAAGATTGAACACGAACCAACGGTTCGTAAAGAGAAAACATAGATTATTTGCATCTATCGATGATTTAATCTCAGACAGTGAGATCGAATCAGATGACAGTACAGACCAAGAAGACAATGATATTCTAATTGAAGATGAGGCATCTGAAAAATATGAAACTGTCGAAAAAAGTGGAGGAAGGCCTGGTCTTATATCGTTTTATAACCAACCTTACAATAAAGAAACCGAGATTATTGAGTCCAAAATCGCCACTAAAAAGCAAAGCAATGTTTTTTGGTTTGTGGGCCCTGCTGTTCTCGTAGTTTCGTTCGTTTTTCCGTCACTTTATATGCGAAAAATCCTTTCTACGGTTTTCGAGGATTCACTATTGACAG ATTTCCTTATATTGTTCTTCACAGAAGCTCTTTTCTATTGTGGGGTGGCGGTCTTCCTATTTATAGTAGACCATTTGCACAGGCCTAATGAACCGGTTAACACAATAAACAGCACAATTTCTTCCCCAAAACTGGTTTATCGAATCACATCTGTAGCCGCATTGGTACTTAGTTTGGTGATCCCGATGGTCACAATGGGGTTGGTTTGGCCGTGGACTGGTCCAGCAGCTTCCGCTACACTTGCACCGTATCTTGTTGGCATTGTTGTGCAGTTTGCATTCGAGCAATATGCAAAATACATCAAGTCACCTTCTTGGCCTCTGATTCCCGTTATCTTCCAA GTGTATAGATTGCACCAACTGAACCGGGCAGCACAACTTGTGACTGCACTCTCATTTACAGTTAGAGGGGCCGAAACGACACCGCACAATTTGGCTATAAATAGCTCATTGGGAATGCTTTTGAATGTTCTTCAATGTCTAGGCGTTATTTGCATTTGGTCTCTTTCGAGTTTTCTTATGCGCTTTTTACCATCTAGTACTATTACGGAACAATGA
- the LOC139843397 gene encoding uncharacterized protein isoform X1 produces MSLKIASTLSCVSTSFSSSLQSTRIRTPKFINLSCQVSLPSRLHDCKRLKLGVNTRYFLHGRLNTNQRFVKRKHRLFASIDDLISDSEIESDDSTDQEDNDILIEDEASEKYETVEKSGGRPGLISFYNQPYNKETEIIESKIATKKQSNVFWFVGPAVLVVSFVFPSLYMRKILSTVFEDSLLTDFLILFFTEALFYCGVAVFLFIVDHLHRPNEPVNTINSTISSPKLVYRITSVAALVLSLVIPMVTMGLVWPWTGPAASATLAPYLVGIVVQFAFEQYAKYIKSPSWPLIPVIFQVYRLHQLNRAAQLVTALSFTVRGAETTPHNLAINSSLGMLLNVLQCLGVICIWSLSSFLMRFLPSSTITEQ; encoded by the exons ATGTCACTCAAAATTGCTTCTACATTATCTTGTGTTTCTACATCTTTCTCTTCTTCATTGCAGTCAACAAGAATTAGAACCCCTAAG TTCATCAACTTATCTTGTCAGGTCAGCTTACCCTCAAGATTACATGACTGTAAGCGGCTGAAACTTGGAG TTAATACAAGATATTTCCTACATGGAAGATTGAACACGAACCAACGGTTCGTAAAGAGAAAACATAGATTATTTGCATCTATCGATGATTTAATCTCAGACAGTGAGATCGAATCAGATGACAGTACAGACCAAGAAGACAATGATATTCTAATTGAAGATGAGGCATCTGAAAAATATGAAACTGTCGAAAAAAGTGGAGGAAGGCCTGGTCTTATATCGTTTTATAACCAACCTTACAATAAAGAAACCGAGATTATTGAGTCCAAAATCGCCACTAAAAAGCAAAGCAATGTTTTTTGGTTTGTGGGCCCTGCTGTTCTCGTAGTTTCGTTCGTTTTTCCGTCACTTTATATGCGAAAAATCCTTTCTACGGTTTTCGAGGATTCACTATTGACAG ATTTCCTTATATTGTTCTTCACAGAAGCTCTTTTCTATTGTGGGGTGGCGGTCTTCCTATTTATAGTAGACCATTTGCACAGGCCTAATGAACCGGTTAACACAATAAACAGCACAATTTCTTCCCCAAAACTGGTTTATCGAATCACATCTGTAGCCGCATTGGTACTTAGTTTGGTGATCCCGATGGTCACAATGGGGTTGGTTTGGCCGTGGACTGGTCCAGCAGCTTCCGCTACACTTGCACCGTATCTTGTTGGCATTGTTGTGCAGTTTGCATTCGAGCAATATGCAAAATACATCAAGTCACCTTCTTGGCCTCTGATTCCCGTTATCTTCCAA GTGTATAGATTGCACCAACTGAACCGGGCAGCACAACTTGTGACTGCACTCTCATTTACAGTTAGAGGGGCCGAAACGACACCGCACAATTTGGCTATAAATAGCTCATTGGGAATGCTTTTGAATGTTCTTCAATGTCTAGGCGTTATTTGCATTTGGTCTCTTTCGAGTTTTCTTATGCGCTTTTTACCATCTAGTACTATTACGGAACAATGA
- the LOC139840448 gene encoding uncharacterized protein, whose amino-acid sequence MLESHKEATVAERISNINSTSIGNWDWSRTPSGRAMDELTELNNLISSVSISNCPDSWKFSLDTSGTFTTSTMSNLINTLKYGVHSRNLSLPRNKYVPQKVFIFSWRVIQLKIPVRSELDKKGIDLHTILCPLCDHHIETIEHALVDCHKVSSIWTQLLDWWNQNNITISNINEAIISDQGFSHNSFGYSLWQATKWIACYIIRKQMNLKVFSCKVWNPAMVISEIQAQSFSWISNRSQKKAPIKWHQWLLNPSFYAASPPNRMGIG is encoded by the coding sequence ATGTTAGAATCCCACAAAGAAGCAACAGTTGCCGAAAGAATTTCGAACATTAACTCCACATCGATCGGGAATTGGGATTGGTCCCGGACACCTAGTGGTCGTGCAATGGATGAACTTACGGAACTCAATAATCTTATTTCATCCGTAAGTATTTCGAATTGCCCCGATTCATGGAAATTCTCCCTTGACACATCCGGCACTTTCACTACATCAACCATGTCAAACTTGATTAACACACTAAAATACGGCGTCCACTCTCGAAACCTATCATTACCTCGCAACAAATACGTCCCACAAAAGGTTTTCATATTCTCATGGAGAGTCATTCAACTAAAAATCCCGGTTAGAAGTGAACTTGATAAAAAAGGAATTGACTTACATACCATTTTATGTCCTCTATGCGATCACCATATTGAAACAATTGAACATGCGTTGGTTGATTGTCACAAAGTGTCTTCAATTTGGACACAACTGCTCGACTGGTGGAACCAAAATAACATAACAATCTCCAACATAAATGAAGCCATCATTTCCGACCAAGGTTTCTCACATAACTCCTTTGGTTATTCCTTATGGCAAGCTACTAAATGGATTGCATGCTACATTATAAGGAAACAAATGAACCTAAAAGTTTTTTCATGTAAAGTGTGGAATCCTGCAATGGTTATCTCCGAGATTCAAGCACAAAGTTTTAGCTGGATCTCAAACCGTTCGCAAAAAAAAGCACCAATCAAATGGCATCAATGGCTTCTCAACCCTTCCTTTTATGCGGCATCACCCCCAAACCGAATGGGTATCGGCTAA